A genomic window from Chanos chanos chromosome 14, fChaCha1.1, whole genome shotgun sequence includes:
- the rgs8 gene encoding regulator of G-protein signaling 8 — MKPRLGCLSNKSDSYNDFSEFLPPAPDRPARSLKLSTDEVSQWATSFNALLSHKYGLAAFRTFLKTEFSDENIEFWLACEDYKKIKSPTKMASKGNKIYKEFIDVQAPREVNIDFRTREETRQSLLDPSPSSFNEVQARVYSLMEKDSYPRFLRSKIYQDLLNRTHTHCQRKSV, encoded by the exons ATGAAACCCAGGCTAGGGTGTCTCTCCAATAAGTCGGATTCTTACAATGACTTCTCAGAGTTCTTGCCTCCCGCCCCAGACAGACCCGCCAGGAGCTTAAA ACTGTCGACAGATGAAGTGAGTCAATGGGCTACTTCGTTCAACGCTCTTCTGTCCCACAAAT ACGGCCTAGCCGCCTTCAGAACATTCCTCAAGACAGAGTTCAGCGATGAGAACATCGAGTTCTGGCTGGCATGCGAGGACTACAAGAAGATAAAATCCCCCACGAAGATGGCATCCAAAGGCAACAAAATCTACAAGGAATTCATCGATGTACAGGCTCCGAGAGAA GTAAACATCGACTTCAGGACCAGAGAGGAGACGAGACAAAGTCTCCTGGATCCAAGTCCCTCAAGTTTCAATGAGGTTCAAGCTCGAGTTTACAGTCTCATGGAAAAGGATTCGTACCCCCGCTTCCTACGATCCAAAATCTACCAGGACTTGCTGAacagaacgcacacacactgtcagaggaaGTCTGTTTGA
- the LOC115827328 gene encoding high choriolytic enzyme 1-like yields MNPGLTLTTLLLLWSCSRILSLQEDLGPEGDPSEGLDVLDVSTRILLANQGIDNLEEGDMLPSYTRTAKKCWRNRCLWPKTSDGLVKVPYIISDTYNANDKAKIKGAMNVFHTKTCIRFTPRNDEQDFLSIEDKYGCWSKVGKYGYRQVLSLSVNYCLYSGVIQHELNHALGFYHEQNRSDRDQYVRINWENIQSDAAYNFKKRDTDNLGTPYDYSSLMHYSRMSYATHYSKETITPIPDPSVQIGQKYKLSDTDILRINKLYHCSE; encoded by the exons ATGAATCCTGGGTTAACCCTCACCACCCTGCTGCTCTTATGGAGCTGCTCAAGGATCCTGTCTCTGCAG GAGGACCTCGGCCCAGAAG GTGACCCATCAGAGGGGCTAGATGTTTTGGACGTCAGTACGAGAATCCTTCTGGCAAACCAAG GAATTGACAACTTAGAGGAAGGAGACATGTTGCCATCTTACACAAGGACCGCAAAGAAATGTTGGCGAAACCGCTGTCTCTGGCCCAAAACTTCAGACGGGCTGGTTAAAGTACCATACATCATTAGTGACACTTACa ATGCCAATGATAAAGCGAAGATCAAAGGAGCCATGAACGTCTTCCACACTAAAACCTGCATCCGTTTCACTCCACGGAATGACGAGCAAGACTTCCTCAGCATTGAGGACAAATACGG ATGCTGGTCTAAAGTGGGGAAGTATGGCTACAGACAggtgttgtctctgtctgtgaattACTGCCTTTACTCGGGAGTCATTCAGCATGAGTTAAACCATGCTCTGGGCTTCTATCACGAACAGAACAGAAGTGACAGAGATCAGTATGTTCGCATCAACTGGGAAAACATCCAGTCTG ATGCAGCTTATAATTTTAAGAAAAGGGACACAGATAATCTGGGCACTCCATATGATTACTCATCTCTGATGCATTACAGCAG GATGTCATATGCAACTCACTACAGTAAAGAGACCATCACCCCTATACCAGACCCCTCAGTTCAGATTGGACAGAAATATAAACTGTCAGACACTGACATACTGAGAATCAACAAACTGTACCACTGCAGTGAGTAA